Within Actinomycetota bacterium, the genomic segment TTGCCGCCGAGCGCGATCGGGAAGAACGTGTCGAGGATCCGCATGCCGGTCGTGAAGGGCGTGGTCGGGTCGAGCTTGCGCTTGTAGGGCCTGCCTTGGCGGACCGGCCACCACTGCGACATCTTCACCTCGCCGCCGCCGTCCAGGGTCAGCAGCGTCGTGTCGACGTTGTAGTCCCCCTCGGCGACGACCTTGACGACCGTGCCGGACAACCCCGGCGGCACCATGATGCGGTGCTCGATCGTCTCGCTCTCCTGCGTGGTCGCCACGATGTCGCCCGGGCCGACCTGCGCGCCCGCCTCGACCTTCGGCACCACGTGCCAGAGGCGCTCGCGGTCGAGCGCCGAGGCGACGGTACCGCGCTCGATGTAGTCGCCCGACTGCTGGGCGACGACCGGCAGCGGCCGCTGCACGCCGTCGTAGATCGACGAGAGCAGCCCCGGCCCGAGCTCGACCAT encodes:
- a CDS encoding V-type ATP synthase subunit A, with the translated sequence MIAGTISRITGPVVTAEGMTGSKMYDVVRVGAQGLMGEVIRLEGDLATIQVYEDTSGLMVGDAVESTENPLMVELGPGLLSSIYDGVQRPLPVVAQQSGDYIERGTVASALDRERLWHVVPKVEAGAQVGPGDIVATTQESETIEHRIMVPPGLSGTVVKVVAEGDYNVDTTLLTLDGGGEVKMSQWWPVRQGRPYKRKLDPTTPFTTGMRILDTFFPIALGGNAIIPGGFGTGKTVTQQSLAKWADVDVIVYIGCGERGNEMT